GGAGATCCTCGCAGCGGATGTCTCCGCCCTGCGGCTCCGCATGCTTCGCGAGGTGGTGACGCGGACCGGCGCGCCGGGGATCCGAACGGCCCTCCACGACCTCTCCCGGGCTCCGTTGACGCCTTCTTGCGGGCTCTTCGACAAGGTCCTGGTGGACGCGCCGTGCACGGGGATGGGGGTGATCCGCCGGAACCCGGACGCCAAGTGGCGGTTCCGGCCGGACGGGCCGCGACGGATGGCGCGGGTCCAGTCGGCGATCCTGCGGAACGCGTGGGAAGCGTTGAAACCGGGAGGAATGCTCGTGTATTGCACCTGCTCCCCATTGCGGGAGGAGGACGAGGAGGTGGTGGCGGGGTTCCTTGCGGATCATCCGGAGGCGGCCGTGGCGCCCCGCCCCGACGGATGGCCGGGCCCCGCGGACGCCTGGACGGAGGACGGATTTCTGCGCCTGTACCCCCACCGACACGGCACCGACGCCTTCTTCGCCGCGCTTCTGCGCAAACCATAGAACCGGGTCGTGCTAATATCGATCCCGAGGGAGGGGAACGCCATGGAGTATTACATCGCGCCGTCGCTCCTTTCGGCGGACTTCGGCCGGCTGGCCGACGAGGTCCGGGCGGTGGAGAAGGCGGGTGCCGACCTGCTCCACGTCGACGTGATGGACGGCCGTTTCGTCCCCAACATCACCATCGGCCCGGCGGTCGTGGCGGCGATCCGGAAAGCGGCCACCGCCCCCCTTGACGTCCACCTCATGATCATGGAGCCGGAGCGGTACGTCGACGACTTCGCGAAGGCGGGGGCCGACATCATCACCGTCCACGCCGAGGCGACCCCCCACCTCCAGCGCGTCGTCGCCCGCATCCGGGAGCTCGGGAAGAAGGCGGGTGTCGCCCTCAATCCCTCGACGTCGCTCTCCGCCGTGGAATGGGTCCTTACCGACGTGGATATGGTCCTCCTCATGAGCGTCAACCCCGGCTTCGGCGGCCAGACATTCCTGCCGTCCACGCTCGGCAAGATCGAACTGCTCCGCACCCAGCTCATCCGCGCGGGCCTCGACGTCGACATCCAGGTCGACGGCGGGATCAAGGCGGACAACGTCGGCGAGGTGGCCGCCGCCGGGGCGAACGTGATCGTCTCCGGATCGGGGATCTTCGGGACTCCCGAATACGGGAAGACGATCGCCCTCATGAAGCGGAATCTCCGGAAGGCCGTCGGCGCGAAGGCTTAGAAGGAGGATTATCCCTTGCCCCTCTCATTCCTCGGCTTCCTCGCGATCGGTGCGGCGACCGGCGCCGTGTCCGGAATGTTCGGGATCGGTGGCGGCATCTTCGTCATCCCGGCGATGGTCTACCTTTACGGATTCGACCAGAAGATGGCGACGGGGACGTCGCTCGGGATGCTCCTCCCCCCCATCGGCATCCTGGCCTTCTGGCAATATTACAAGGCGGACCTCGTGAACGTCCCCGCGATGCTGCTCCTCGTCGTCGGCTTCGTGGCCGGCTCGTACCTGTCCGCCGGGTACGCGATCGACCTGCCCGGGATCCTCGTGAAGCGGGCCTTCGGGGGGCTGATGATCGTGATGGGGGTGATCTACATATTGACGGCGCGGTAGGCCGTTGGTACCATCGCTCTTTGCATCGGGATGTGGCTCAGCCTGG
The window above is part of the Deltaproteobacteria bacterium genome. Proteins encoded here:
- the rpe gene encoding ribulose-phosphate 3-epimerase, encoding MEYYIAPSLLSADFGRLADEVRAVEKAGADLLHVDVMDGRFVPNITIGPAVVAAIRKAATAPLDVHLMIMEPERYVDDFAKAGADIITVHAEATPHLQRVVARIRELGKKAGVALNPSTSLSAVEWVLTDVDMVLLMSVNPGFGGQTFLPSTLGKIELLRTQLIRAGLDVDIQVDGGIKADNVGEVAAAGANVIVSGSGIFGTPEYGKTIALMKRNLRKAVGAKA
- a CDS encoding TSUP family transporter, with amino-acid sequence MPLSFLGFLAIGAATGAVSGMFGIGGGIFVIPAMVYLYGFDQKMATGTSLGMLLPPIGILAFWQYYKADLVNVPAMLLLVVGFVAGSYLSAGYAIDLPGILVKRAFGGLMIVMGVIYILTAR